From Anopheles darlingi chromosome 2, idAnoDarlMG_H_01, whole genome shotgun sequence, the proteins below share one genomic window:
- the LOC125948836 gene encoding uncharacterized protein LOC125948836, with protein sequence MVDYYNARPSAHHPHHHHPSAGGAGQAPATTTMTLRIATSKTRAQRDVKSALHKALTTAAAAGGGAEGTLAGNGNPGTGNAQPRIRIVRLVRPQSHAALRSAPPSVPTSGANFGFSIRGGLEYGTGFFVSAIERDSEADRQGLKVGDQIIRVNGYQVDDAVHRELAQFIANQERLIMKVRGLGILPIKERAVDPLTWHVVSLPRDTKDTLLLEDPCCGRDMKVILSVAPRTKLGCGICKGPDWKPGIFVQFTKEGGVAREAGLRPGDQIMSCNGHSFAEASFSEAVGVMKSSHVLELIVRPSAGLDLFPGESSGYNSSASSVNGDQSPCWGDQTSKRLSIVREESISHERRRTAAATAGTELKLNPGEKSSPSIPPPPQPPQPSPVQPVKTAKTTTAPSATIAGSQAHHPRRKNTTIIEFSERGTIVNPEVKQSETKTIIVEVHRSASTGSIGSAAPSGLASNTNIIPPPPPLFADSVTPSTAVQSPPPPPPSQQQQQQQQQLPLASQPGMSTTSTEPANSLCSAISDELRRRAEKKTGATQGTAGMVGSVDQAALAGPAAALSELENRLKEKNCRLRPVTMAISDERHTALMDEFRAVHKRMFKNGFDNAELKKQPIRGMGSSDGVDGKQHETNDPGAAPNGIRKSPKGTMGRVAASEMAKASGDSAELESIESFKLTNPQAPPARPPSYYFCPQATGPATMKKSQKPIAVTISEYAAANGGVTTKRPSDDPRTTSAQRLVQLRPMGEGSFSGGGNKLLPSGNSQPPETVRGSMA encoded by the exons ATGGTCGATTACTACAATGCGCGCCCGAGCGCccatcatccacatcatcatcatccatcagcGGGTGGCGCAGGTCAAGCACCAGCGACCACCACAATGACACTTCGGATCGCGACTTCAAAGACACGCGCCCAGCGGGACGTTAAGTCCGCACTTCATAAAGCCctcactactgctgctgctgctggaggaggtgCGGAAGGAACGCTGGCCGGCAATGGAAACCCCGGGACCGGTAACGCACAGCCACGGATACGGATTGTCCGGTTGGTACGGCCCCAGAGTCACGCAGCGCTTCGAAGCGCTCCGCCGAGTGTACCGACGAGTGGTGCAAACTTTGGCTTTTCGATCCGCGGTGGGCTCGAGTATGGGACGGGCTTTTTCGTGTCCGCCATCGAGCGAGACTCGGAAGCTGACCGGCAGGGATTGAAG GTTGGCGATCAGATCATACGCGTCAATGGGTACCAAGTGGATGATGCCGTCCACCGGGAGCTGGCACAGTTTATCGCAAACCAGGAGCGGCTTATCATGAAGGTCCGAGGGCTTGGCATCCTGCCGATAAAGGA ACGCGCCGTCGATCCACTAACCTGGCACGTGGTGTCCTTGCCGCGTGACACAAAGGATACGCTACTGTTAGAGGATCCCTGTTGTGGACGCGATATGAAGGTCATCCTATCGGTAGCACCCCGTACTAAGCTCGGTTGCGGCATCTGCAAGGGACCGGACTGGAAACCGGGCATTTTCGTGCAGTTCACAAAGGAAGGTGGTGTAGCGCGAGAGGCCGGTCTACGTCCAGGGGATCAAATTATGTCCTGCAATGGACACAGCTTTGCCGAAGCGTCCTTCAGTGAGGCGGTCGGTGTGATGAAATCTTCGCACGTCCTGGAACTGATCGTACGGCCAAGCGCAGGACTGGATCTGTTTCCGGGTGAATCGAGCGGTTACAACAGCTCCGCTAGCAGCGTTAACGGTGATCAGAGTCCATGCTGGGGTGACCAGACGTCCAAGCGGTTAAGCATCGTCCGGGAGGAGTCGATCTCGCACGAACGACGCCGTACGGCGGCAGCCACAGCCGGCACTGAGTTGAAGCTGAACCCGGGCGAGAAATCCTCGCCCTCGATTCCGCCCCCACCACAACCTCCACAACCGTCACCGGTGCAACCGGTGAAGACGGCAAAGACCACCACGGCACCATCGGCCACGATCGCCGGTTCGCAGGCGCATCATCCACGGCGCAAGAACACGACGATCATCGAGTTCTCGGAACGGGGCACGATCGTGAACCCGGAGGTGAAACagagtgaaacgaaaacgatcatTGTCGAGGTGCACCGGAGCGCATCGACGGGCTCGATAGGTAGCGCTGCGCCGTCGGGGTTGGCATCGAACACGAACATCATTCCACCGCCGCCTCCACTGTTCGCGGACAGTGTGACTCCCTCGACGGCCGTTCagtccccaccaccaccaccaccgtcacagcagcagcagcagcagcagcagcaactgccacTCGCCAGTCAACCGGGAATGTCGACCACCAGCACGGAACCAGCCAACAGTCTGTGCAGCGCCATTTCGGACGAGTTGCGCCGTCGTGCGGAGAAGAAGACAGGCGCAACGCAGGGTACGGCCGGGATGGTCGGTAGCGTTGACCAGGCAGCGCTGGCCGGACCGGCAGCGGCCCTTAGCGAGCTGGAGAATCGTTTGAAGGAAAAGAACTGCCGGTTGCGCCCGGTAACGATGGCGATTTCGGATGAACGGCACACGGCCCTGATGGACGAGTTCCGGGCGGTTCATAAGCGTATGTTCAAGAATGGGTTCGACAATGCGGAGCTGAAG AAGCAACCGATCCGTGGGATGGGGTCCAGTGATGGGGTGGACGGTAAGCAACACGAGACCAATGACCCAGGAGCGGCACCGAACGGTATCCGGAAGTCACCGAAAGGGACGATGGGACGTGTGGCGGCCTCGGAGATGGCCAAGGCGAGCGGTGACAGTGCCGAgctggaatcgatcgaatcgtttAAGCTCACCAATCCACAGGCACCACCGGCCAGACCACCTTCCTACTACTTCTGCCCCCAGGCGACGGGACCGGCGACGATGAAAAAGTCACAAAAACCAATCGCCGTAACGATCAGCGAATATGCGGCGGCCAATGGCGGTGTTACGACGAAACGACCAAGCGACGATCCACGGACAACGTCGGCACAGCGTCTCGTACAGCTACGACCGATGGGTGAGGGTTCcttcagtggtggtggtaacaaaCTGTTACCTTCTGGTAACTCCCAGCCACCGGAAACAGTGCGAGGTTCAATGGCTTGA
- the LOC125948903 gene encoding uncharacterized protein LOC125948903, producing MKSLLLVLCHTVIVLLLLVMDVSGQNNTLLVHPCDPGTEAFVCSVASFVYNTGKQQHSKLIHTGDNRNVRLGFPDSKIPYVLRSRGDPTIPTYDAKLHEELNRPPAVQVSLARMRKLEIPMDLQYGDFTQNRIVEVIAPEPADSGSQYALRYLDLSRNSLSDMEKLHVLVNLETLILAYNFLETLENTVFRGMHNLTTLILSGNGFEELDLAILPPSLVWLWVDGCYIRTLSLEGAHLPALEKLAAIDNNLHSLNVTMLQTVAPNLEEIFLSENVFNKKTIDALHVALDQAGIAHDGFETYGDLLRIHYPELHNDMSDIQEHLESWDAIISIMAVVLNLLCIFGWVGYRVWQTKRQRGQFNVA from the exons ATGAAGAGCTTGTTACT CGTTTTATGTCACACGGtaatcgtgctgctgctgttggtgatggacGTGTCTGGCCAGAACAATACACTACTGGTGCATCCCTGCGATCCTGGTACGGAGGCGTTCGTCTGTTCGGTAGCGAGTTTCGTGTACAATACCggcaaacagcagcattcGAAATTGATTCACACAGGCGACAATCGTAATGTGCGGCTAGGCTTTCCGGATTCAAAAATACCTTACGTGCTCAGAAGTCGAGGCGACCCCACCATCCCCACTTACGATGCCAAACTGCACGAGGAACTCAATCGGCCTCCAGCCGTGCAAGTATCACTGGCGCGAATGCGTAAGCTAGAAATTCCGATGGACTTGCAGTACGGTGACTTTACCCAAAACAGGATCGTGGAGGTGATCGCTCCGGAACCGGCCGATTCGGGCTCACAGTATGCCCTTCGTTATCTTGATTTGTCCAGAAATTCGTTAAGCGATATGGAAAAGCTACATGTGCTCGTGAATCTGGAAACGCTTATACTGGCGTACAACTTCCTGGAAACGCTGGAAAACACGGTGTTCAGAGGCATGCACAACCTCACCACGCTCATACTGTCGGGGAACGGATTCGAAGAGTTGGATCTCGCAATACTCCCACCCTCGTTGGTGTGGCTGTGGGTGGACGGATGCTATATACGAACACTAAGCTTGGAAGGGGCACATCTACCGGCGCTGGAAAAACTTGCGGCGATTGATAATAACCTGCATTCTCTGAACGTCACTATGCTGCAAACTGTGGCACCGAATCTAGAGGAAATATTCCTGTCGGAAAACGTATTCAACAAGAAAACGATTGACGCCTTGCATGTTGCATTGGACCAAGCCGGTATCGCGCATGATGGATTTGAAACGTATGGCGATCTTTTGCGTATTCATTATCCGGAATTGCATAACGACATGTCCGATATCCAAGAACATCTGGAATCGTGGGACGCAATCATAAGCATCATGGCGGTTGTGTTGAACTTGTTGTGCATTTTCGGTTGGGTTGGGTATCGCGTTTGGCAGACGAAAAGGCAACGCGGGCAGTTTAATGTGGCTTAA
- the LOC125948905 gene encoding uncharacterized protein LOC125948905 has product MAVHERNDRSWCCAFFMVYLISVCSAKHSRQCLGGSEIFVCTLLQFDYEAGQDVPHFNISSSVTAVKFIIPPNEQLHHIVSSLKYIREYDSVLHRQLGSPKAIEIQETRMHTVEISAELLYADFTHNSIKSIIVNPQLSYALQYLDLNDNYNVPLENVSHFVQLKTLHLTNCHIETIPERLFAAMVQLQHLTLAHNRLTTVDLKRFPPSLTLLFLNGNDLKNMTLGGVLFPSLEHLNVRSNKISSFNATLILPLAPKLKLFSIGHNPMMRSTVDHIVGELNRRNISHYSMENPDEWVCKDDETIYEGVCFPKTILESDETSSSTLSKVCIVVFVLAGSAGIGYVFWIRYKRGQ; this is encoded by the exons ATGGCTGTCCATGAGAG AAATGATCGTAGCTGGTGTTGTGCGTTTTTCATGGTGTACCTCATCAGCGTCTGCTCCGCAAAGCATAGCCGCCAGTGTCTAGGTGGATCGGAGATATTCGTCTGCACCCTTCTGCAATTTGATTACGAGGCCGGCCAAGATGTACCGCACTTTAATATTTCGTCAAGTGTCACTGCGGTAAAATTTATAATACCACCCAATGAACAACTCCATCATATCGTCAGCTCATTAAAGTACATCCGCGAGTACGATTCAGTGCTTCACCGACAGCTCGGCTCACCGAAAGCTATCGAAATCCAGGAAACAAGGATGCACACCGTTGAAATATCAGCGGAATTGCTGTACGCAGATTTCACACATAATTCTATAAAATCGATCATAGTCAATCCGCAGCTGTCCTACGCGTTGCAGTACCTCGATCTGAATGATAACTATAATGTGCCGCTCGAGAACGTCAGCCATTTTGTACAGCTAAAAACGCTGCATCTCACAAATTGCCACATCGAAACGATACCGGAGCGCCTATTTGCCGCCATGGTCCAGCTGCAACATCTCACCCTCGCTCATAATCGGTTGACGACTGTCGATCTGAAACGGTTTCCTCCCAGTCTAACGCTTCTCTTTTTAAATGGGAACGATCTAAAAAACATGACACTAGGCGGTGTGCTCTTCCCTTCGTTGGAGCACTTGAATGTTAGAAGCAACAAAATTTCCTCGTTCAATGCCACCTTGATCCTACCGCTGGCACCAAAGCTAAAGCTTTTTTCCATCGGGCATAATCCGATGATGCGATCAACGGTCGATCACATCGTGGGGGAGCTTAACCGACGCAACATCAGCCATTACAGCATGGAGAATCCAGACGAATGGGTGTGCAAAGATGATGAAACCATATACGAGGGAGtttgttttcccaaaaccatcCTGGAATCCGATGAAACTAGTTCGTCCACACTAAGCAAAGTCTGTATAGTGGTATTTGTACTCGCTGGTTCGGCTGGGATAGGATATGTATTTTGGATAAGATATAAGCGAGGCCAATAA
- the LOC125948904 gene encoding P-granule-associated novel protein 1-like, whose product MAYNASAFLLLFCVIVIPLSSGVHVYQCSPGTEETLCVVNNLAYSPGQDPLPQVNHSDTVNRIHLRCSRYYYYSNWNSRSGKDLLSVYDVVLHSNVLRSPRSATVINCHLHTLVMPHDLEVGDFFNNYVSEVKTDPTQSYNLRYLDLSHNNLYDLGNLSVLVNLQTLKLDGNELEEIKPETFARMTNLSILSLGYNSIVKIDLKVLPKSLTGLSLVRNSMTEIDFTSVSFVSMRELDLESNRLTGLDVASMMRACPSLQLLPIEYNPMPKDVAQRIVKELTRHNVTYYNEGDKASYSDSSCDSDEYSVVRACFLETKNKGSGSVLKAFVLILVGIVLFGVFGLSARWIWYEMRY is encoded by the exons ATGGCATACAACGCAAG CGCTTTCTTGCTTCTATTCTGCGTTATCGTTATTCCACTTTCTTCAGGGGTCCATGTATACCAGTGCTCTCCAGGCACTGAAGAGACCCTGTGCGTCGTCAACAATCTGGCCTACAGTCCGGGACAGGATCCACTGCCGCAAGTGAATCATTCGGACACTGTCAATCGTATCCACCTGCGCTGCAGCCGTTATTACTACTACAGTAATTGGAATTCCCGCTCAGGAAAGGATCTGTTAAGCGTGTACGATGTGGTACTACACAGCAACGTTCTCCGCAGTCCACGCTCCGCTACTGTGATCAATTGCCATTTGCACACATTGGTGATGCCCCATGACCTTGAAGTCGGGGACTTCTTTAATAATTACGTCAGTGAGGTGAAAACAGATCCAACACAATCGTACAATCTACGCTATCTGGACCTCTCGCACAACAATTTGTACGATTTAGGAAACTTGTCCGTGCTAGTGAACCTGCAAACACTGAAGCTTGATGGCAATGAATTGGAGGAGATAAAGCCGGAAACGTTCGCCAGGATGACCAACCTCTCGATACTATCACTAGGGTACAACAGCATTGTGAAGATTGATCTGAAGGTGCTACCAAAAAGCTTAACCGGCCTCTCCCTCGTAAGAAACAGTATGACGGAGATCGATTTCACGTCCGTTTCCTTCGTCTCCATGCGTGAGTTGGATCTTGAGAGCAATCGATTGACAGGGCTTGATGTAGCCAGTATGATGCGAGCATGTCCCTCGCTGCAACTACTTCCGATCGAGTACAATCCAATGCCGAAGGATGTGGCACAACGAATTGTAAAGGAACTGACCCGACACAATGTGACTTATTACAACGAGGGCGACAAGGCCAGCTATTCGGATAGCTCCTGCGACTCGGACGAGTATTCCGTCGTTCGAGCGTGTTTCTTGGAGACTAAGAACAAGGGCTCAGGCTCGGTCTTGAAAGCATTCGTTCTCATCCTCGTGGGTATAGTGCTTTTCGGTGTGTTTGGGTTAAGTGCACGCTGGATATGGTACGAGATGCGGTATTGA
- the LOC125948906 gene encoding protein flightless-1-like, with amino-acid sequence MAYSVCASMFVFWVFLISLASSARVYDCEPGTEPTLCIVNNLVYTPEQDPLPLVNRSDTVKRVQLNYERFHYQQKALLNVYDVVLHETVLRSPPNVAVINYQLHTLVMPRDLEVGDFLNNIIKVVDTDPAQSYNLRYLDLSHNSLDDLRNLSVLVNLQTLRLERNEIVEIKPETFARMINLSILTLGYNHIVKIDLKVLPKRLIMLSLRRNSLTEIVFGSVSFVSMRELDLESNQLTAIDVASMMRACPSLQLLPIEFNPISKDEAQRIITELDQHNVSYYIDGGNANDLDSSCDSDEYQIDRMCFSTSVLGPKTFLKAFVLILVGIVLLGLFGLSARWIWHEMRY; translated from the exons ATGGCATACAGCGTTTG CGCTTCCATGTTCGTGTTCTGGGTTTTCCTGATTTCGCTTGCTTCTAGTGCCCGGGTATATGATTGCGAACCCGGCACTGAACCGACTCTGTGCATCGTCAATAACCTGGTGTACACTCCGGAACAGGACCCGTTACCGCTAGTGAATCGGTCGGACACTGTGAAACGTGTTCAGCTGAACTACGAACGCTTTCACTATCAGCAGAAGGCTCTTTTAAATGTGTACGATGTGGTGCTACATGAGACTGTACTCCGCAGTCCGCCGAACGTCGCTGTCATCAACTACCAACTGCATACTCTTGTGATGCCGCGTGATCTTGAAGTCGGCGATTTCTTGAACAATATAATCAAAGTGGTGGATACTGATCCAGCGCAATCATACAATCTACGCTATCTGGACCTCTCGCATAACAGTTTGGATGATTTGAGGAATCTGTCCGTGCTAGTGAATCTGCAAACATTGAGGCTagagcgaaatgaaattgtcGAGATAAAACCGGAAACGTTCGCCAGGATGATCAACCTTTCAATACTGACCCTTGGATACAACCATATTGTGAAGATTGATCTGAAGGTGCTACCGAAACGATTAATCATGCTTTCTCTGAGAAGAAACAGCTTGACGGAGATCGTTTTCGGGTCCGTTTCTTTCGTCTCCATGCGTGAGCTGGATCTTGAGAGTAATCAATTGACAGCGATTGATGTGGCCAGTATGATGCGAGCATGTCCCTCGCTGCAACTGCTTCCGATCGAGTTCAATCCAATATCGAAGGATGAGGCACAACGAATTATCACGGAACTGGACCAACACAACGTGTCCTATTATATCGATGGTGGCAATGCCAATGATTTGGATAGCTCCTGCGACTCGGACGAGTATCAGATTGATCGAATGTGTTTCAGTACATCTGTCCTGGGACCAAAAACCTTCTTGAAAGCATTCGTACTCATCCTGGTGGGTATAGTGTTACTCGGTTTGTTTGGGTTGAGCGCACGCTGGATATGGCATGAAATGCGATATTGA
- the LOC125948907 gene encoding uncharacterized protein LOC125948907, translating to MAYGVRAFLPLFCILLIPLVSSVRVYDCEPGTESTLCIVNYLAYTPGQDPLPQVNRSDTVKRVQLNYERFYYQRKALLNVYDVVLHETVLRSPPNVAVINCQLHTLVMPRDLEVGDFLNNMIKAVETDPAQSYNLRYLDLSHNSLDDLRNLTVLVNLQTLKLEGNGIDEIKPETFARMINLSILTLGYNHIVKIDLKVLPKSLVGLSLIRNYLKEIDFASVSFVFMRKLNLESNRLTELDVASMMRACPALQLLPIEYNPISKDEAQRIITELDQHNVTYYIDVDNVSDSNSSCDSDEYQIDRMCFSTSVLGPKTFLKAFVLILVGIVLLGVFGLSARWIWHEMRY from the exons ATGGCATACGGCGTTAG AGCTTTCTTGCCCTTATTCTGCATTCTCCTGATTCCGCTTGTTTCTAGTGTCCGGGTATATGATTGCGAACCGGGCACCGAATCGACCCTGTGCATTGTCAATTATCTGGCCTACACTCCGGGACAGGACCCGTTACCGCAAGTGAATCGGTCGGACACTGTGAAACGTGTTCAGCTGAACTACGAACGCTTTTACTATCAGCGGAAGGCTCTTTTAAATGTGTACGATGTGGTGCTACATGAGACTGTACTCCGCAGTCCGCCGAACGTCGCTGTGATTAACTGCCAACTGCATACTCTTGTGATGCCGCGTGATCTTGAAGTCGGCGACTTCTTGAACAACATGATCAAAGCGGTGGAAACAGATCCAGCGCAATCATATAATCTACGTTATTTGGACCTCTCGCATAATAGTTTGGACGATTTGAGGAATCTGACCGTGCTAGTGAATCTGCAGACACTGAAGCTTGAGGGCAATGGAATTGACGAGATTAAGCCAGAAACGTTCGCCAGGATGATCAACCTCTCAATACTGACCCTTGGATACAACCACATTGTGAAGATTGATCTGAAGGTGCTACCCAAAAGCTTAGTAGGTCTCTCTCTGATAAGAAACTACTTGAAGGAGATCGATTTCGCATCCGTCTCCTTCGTCTTCATGCGTAAACTGAATCTTGAGAGCAATCGATTGACTGAGCTTGATGTGGCCAGTATGATGCGAGCATGTCCCGCACTGCAACTGCTTCCGATCGAGTACAATCCAATATCGAAGGATGAGGCACAACGAATCATCACGGAACTGGACCAACACAATGTGACCTATTACATCGATGTCGACAATGTCAGTGATTCGAATAGCTCCTGCGACTCGGATGAGTATCAGATTGATCGTATGTGTTTCAGTACATCTGTCCTGGGTCCAAAAACCTTCTTGAAAGCATTCGTACTCATCCTGGTGGGTATAGTGTTACTCGGTGTGTTTGGGTTGAGCGCACGCTGGATATGGCATGAAATGCGATATTGA
- the LOC125948954 gene encoding putative serine protease K12H4.7 has translation MWVSKVFCAVYLVTLVVCGASGRSASASIDSKNVRLLKDLQRHLAQPVIPDTYQGSEGNPRLIGARFRTRVDHFDPQNRDTFEFNYYSNDEFYQPGGPIYIFVGGNFQLTTYYIEHGLLYDTAARDHAWLFTNEHRYYGTSAPVENYSTENLRFLHTEQVLTDLIEWIDHLRNEVVRDPNAKVILMGVGHAGALATWARQRFPNIVDGAWGSGATVLASFDFQEHANDIGSIIRRFGGDECYNTLWVAFRTAQNLIDSERDETVTTLLNTCEPIDSGNLLDVETLFYHLKLAIQEAVFQGYNTTRIEQLCSSLVNKDEPTALSALAAWLDVYYANLPCNPFDFDANMEAGKVLQPGAAENVILGLRQTQYQACTEFGRFRTTDDDNQPFGSRVTMHFFLESCRALFGGWVTDAVIYDGVRLTNIHYGGQDPRSTNVLFTNNEFDPNRLLSITRYINPLSYAYVVPNEFISSEIYSINEQDSDELTTIKQNIQQYFTLWLSGGMTPL, from the exons ATGTGGGTTTCGAAGGTTTTCTGTGCGGTGTACCTGGTGACACTTGTCGTCTGTGGCGCTAGTGGTCGGAGTGCTTCAgcgtcgatcgattcgaagaaTGTTCGTCTCCTGAAGGATTTGCAGCGACACCTAGCGCAACCAGTTATACCGGATACGTACCAGGGATCGGAGGGTAATCCGCGGTTGATCGGAGCCCGCTTCCGCACTAGAGTCGATCATTTCGATCCCCAGAATAGGGATACGTTCGAGTTTAATTACTACTCCAACGATGAGTTCTACCAGCCTGGTGGACCGATCTACATCTTTGTCGGTGGTAATTTCCAACTGACGACGTATTACATCGAGCACGGGTTACTGTACGATACGGCAGCCCGCGATCATGCCTGGCTGTTCACCAACGAGCACCGATACTACGGTACCAGTGCGCCTGTGGA AAATTATTCGACGGAAAACTTGCGGTTCTTGCACACCGAACAGGTGCTGACGGATCTGATTGAGTGGATTGACCATCTGCGTAACGAGGTGGTCCGTGATCCGAACGCCAAAGTCATCCTGATGGGCGTGGGTCACGCCGGAGCGCTAGCAACCTGGGCTCGTCAACGCTTCCCGAACATTGTCGATGGTGCGTGGGGTTCAGGGGCCACCGTGTTGGCCAGTTTCGATTTCCAGGAGCATGCGAACGATATCGGATCAATTATTCGTCGGTTCGGTGGTGATGAGTGCTACAACACGCTGTGGGTTGCGTTCCGCACGGCACAAAATCTTATCGATAGCGAACGGGATGAGACGGTTACGACGCTGCTCAACACCtgcgaaccgatcgattcggGTAATCTGCTCGACGTGGAAACGCTCTTCTACCATCTGAAGCTTGCCATACAGGAGGCCGTGTTCCAGGGTTACAACACGACCCGAATCGAGCAACTGTGCAGCAGTTTGGTGAATAAGGACGAACCGACCGCGCTCAGTGCGCTGGCCGCTTGGTTGGATGTTTACTACGCCAACCTGCCATGCAATCCGTTTGATTTCGATGCCAACATGGAGGCTGGTAAGGTGCTGCAACCGGGTGCAGCGGAGAACGTGATACTTGGCCTGCGCCAGACGCAGTACCAGGCGTGTACGGAGTTTGGGAGGTTCCGGACAACCGACGATGATAACCAGCCGTTCGGAAGCCGCGTCACAATGCATTTCTTCCTCGAGTCATGCCGAGCTCTGTTCGGCGGTTGGGTTACCGATGCCGTTATCTACGATGGTGTTCGCTTGACGAACATACATTACGGTGGCCAGGATCCACGGTCGACCAACGTGCTGTTCACCAACAACGAGTTCGACCCGAACCGTCTACTATCCATTACGAGGTACATCAATCCGCTGAGTTATGCTTACGTCGTACCGAACGAGTTCATCTCTTCGGAAATCTATTCGATCAACGAGCAGGACTCGGACGAACTGACCACGATCAAGCAAAATATTCAACAGTATTTTACGCTGTGGTTGAGTGGTGGAATGACTCCCCTGTAG
- the LOC125948881 gene encoding putative serine protease K12H4.7 — protein sequence MKLVFVAVLVALVGTLGHGAQGDNGSGPRLLREAWFETRVDHFNPRNQDTFDMRYYINDEFAYARGPMLIVVGGTQAIQTRYLTEGLFHDIAYLEGAYLFANELRYFGYSHPVEDASTENMDFLNADQAMADLAEWITYLKQTFVRNPNAKVILMGTGYGGALATWFRQKYPHLADGVWVSSGAIEANFAFSGYNEALGESIREYGSDACYSTIWTGFRVAQNMVSLGFSDLLSEEFHLCDPLDTDSELDATAFLLGLRDDIEFEMLHRRNTNSIKEMCAELEEERDSSLNALIDWFAREHQYEQCVHLNFDRYMERFVETNFNTANLQAGHRQRLYLQCTEEGFFPTTAHSEDQPFGNQIGTSFFVAVCQRAFGEWVTEDVILRQIRSTNARFGGLQPAIERAHFTNGGVDPYRAGSLLNDLNPKAPATLIPHTFVSPDLESIDYEYDTEELIAAKERTRNLIDTWIFEDFEPIIHEV from the exons ATGAAGTTGGTATTCGTGGCAGTTCTTGTGGCCCTAGTAGGCACGCTAGGACACGGTGCACAAGGTGATAATGGCAGTGGTCCGCGGTTGCTGCGTGAAGCTTGGTTTGAAACGCGTGTCGATCACTTTAATCCCCGGAATCAGGATACGTTCGACATGCGGTACTACATTAACGATGAGTTTGCCTACGCACGCGGACCAATGCTAATCGTGGTCGGTGGAACACAGGCTATCCAGACGCGCTATCTTACTGAGGGACTGTTCCACGATATCGCCTACCTGGAGGGTGCTTATTTGTTCGCCAACGAGCTGCGCTACTTCGGCTACAGTCATCCCGTTGA GGATGCTTCAACGGAAAATATGGATTTCCTCAATGCCGACCAAGCGATGGCTGATCTGGCCGAGTGGATTACCTACCTCAAGCAGACGTTTGTGCGCAATCCGAATGCTAAGGTGATACTGATGGGTACCGGATACGGTGGTGCCCTGGCAACCTGGTTCCGTCAGAAGTACCCACATTTGGCGGACGGAGTTTGGGTATCCAGCGGCGCAATTGAAGCCAATTTCGCTTTCTCGGGCTACAATGAGGCGCTTGGTGAGAGCATCCGTGAGTACGGTAGCGATGCCTGCTATAGCACGATCTGGACGGGTTTCCGTGTGGCACAGAATATGGTCAGCCTTGGCTTTAGTGATCTGCTCTCGGAAGAGTTCCATCTCTGCGATCCACTCGATACGGACTCGGAACTGGATGCGACCGCGTTCTTGCTCGGTCTGCGCGATGACATCGAGTTCGAGATGCTGCATCGGCGTAACACAAATTCGATCAAGGAGATGTGTGCCGAATTAGAGGAGGAACGGGACAGCAGCTTGAATGCACTGATCGATTGGTTCGCCCGGGAGCATCAGTACGAGCAGTGTGTTCACCTGAACTTCGATCGCTACATGGAAAGGTTCGTCGAGACAAACTTCAATACCGCCAATCTGCAGGCTGGCCATCGCCAGCGGCTCTATCTGCAGTGCACGGAGGAGGGCTTCTTCCCGACCACGGCCCATTCCGAGGATCAACCGTTTGGCAACCAGATCGGAACATCGTTCTTCGTAGCAGTTTGTCAGCGCGCCTTCGGTGAGTGGGTGACCGAGGATGTCATTTTGCGGCAGATTCGCTCGACGAATGCACGGTTTGGCGGGCTGCAGCCTGCCATCGAGCGGGCACATTTTACCAACGGTGGAGTTGATCCGTACCGTGCAGGTAGCCTGCTGAACGATCTAAACCCGAAAGCACCGGCCACCCTCATTCCGCACACGTTCGTGTCGCCCGATTTGGAGTCGATTGACTACGAGTATGATACGGAGGAGTTGATCGCGGCCAAGGAACGCACCAGAAACCTTATTGATACCTGGATTTTTGAGGACTTTGAACCGATTATTCACGAAGTGTAG